A genome region from Methanococcoides burtonii DSM 6242 includes the following:
- a CDS encoding coiled-coil protein gives MTTTEASTMSEKDLKNTVNDYRTKITHNERTLKGVFRDLKLHRTNIDELKEKRDKLNAQVKELATKAREDKKLRDIANENISEIKGTRDEIRSEKNKVTGSITELKTKRDEYNKQSRGSVESLSRAYAAELDKFLNADIPLKHEIDIFEKLSDLGERIDAASQADELHSKIVETYRSSESIYKADGTVGKDVKGLAEESQKHHLSMLASYKKIDELRKEADLYHAQIKETYDVVSPIREKIDPLKAKISELRDELSVYLDKLNEIQVEKDEKKLDEKHIVAKEKFEKTGRMSLEDLRLLMEKGDLKL, from the coding sequence ATGACCACAACAGAGGCATCAACCATGAGTGAAAAAGACCTGAAGAACACCGTTAACGATTACAGGACCAAGATCACTCATAACGAACGTACCCTGAAAGGTGTTTTTAGGGATCTTAAGCTTCATCGTACAAATATCGATGAGCTAAAAGAGAAAAGGGACAAGCTTAACGCGCAAGTAAAGGAACTTGCAACAAAAGCACGCGAAGATAAGAAACTTCGTGATATCGCTAATGAGAATATCTCAGAAATAAAGGGCACAAGAGATGAGATTCGCAGTGAAAAGAACAAGGTCACCGGCAGTATCACCGAGCTTAAAACAAAACGTGATGAATACAACAAACAATCCCGTGGAAGTGTGGAATCTCTGTCAAGGGCATATGCTGCTGAACTTGATAAGTTCTTAAATGCAGACATTCCCCTCAAACATGAAATTGATATTTTCGAGAAACTTTCCGACCTTGGAGAGAGGATCGATGCCGCAAGTCAGGCTGATGAGCTACATAGCAAGATCGTGGAAACATACAGATCATCAGAATCGATCTACAAAGCCGATGGGACTGTTGGAAAGGATGTAAAGGGACTTGCAGAAGAGTCACAAAAACACCACCTTTCAATGCTTGCATCCTACAAGAAGATCGATGAACTTCGAAAAGAAGCAGATCTCTACCATGCCCAGATCAAAGAGACCTATGATGTTGTCTCACCAATTCGGGAAAAGATCGATCCACTGAAAGCAAAGATATCAGAGCTCAGAGATGAACTCAGCGTATATCTTGACAAGCTCAATGAGATCCAGGTCGAAAAGGATGAGAAGAAACTGGATGAAAAGCATATTGTTGCAAAAGAGAAGTTTGAAAAGACAGGAAGAATGAGTCTTGAAGACCTTAGATTATTGATGGAGAAGGGAGATCTTAAGCTTTAA
- a CDS encoding DUF424 domain-containing protein, whose translation MYLKIHRSTNQILVAVCDKELVGKKLTKGEIVIDISEGFYKGEIASEETIVQAIRNAPSANIFGTRSIQCAIDSGAVDPECVIYIEGTPHAQIYKL comes from the coding sequence ATGTACCTGAAAATACACAGATCCACGAATCAGATCCTCGTTGCTGTTTGCGACAAAGAACTGGTCGGAAAAAAGCTGACCAAGGGTGAAATAGTAATAGATATCTCGGAAGGTTTCTACAAAGGAGAGATAGCATCCGAAGAGACCATCGTACAAGCGATAAGGAACGCCCCGAGTGCGAACATATTTGGAACACGTTCAATTCAATGCGCCATTGATTCTGGTGCCGTTGATCCGGAATGCGTCATATACATAGAGGGCACACCACATGCCCAGATATACAAATTATGA
- a CDS encoding minichromosome maintenance protein MCM: MSEIKWDEKFRDFLKRYYWDEILLLANEYPELRSIVVDFPDLEQFDADLAYELLEHPDDVIPYAEQALREIDIPIEKDLDDAHVQFINVPNRVAIRELRSKHLLKFISIEGMIRKATEVRPKITNAAFMCMRCENTSFEPQGGPKFVEPTDCENESCGKKGPFKLLIDQSTFLDAQKLQVQESPESLKGGSQPQSLDVDAEDDLAGLVKPGDRLVINGVLRSHQRTLREGKSTFYDLVLHANSIEYVDQEFDELDISPEDEERIVEMGKDPEINKMIRGSIAPSIYGYEDIKEALSLQLFSAVPKMLPDGSRVRGDIHILLVGDPGIAKSQLLRYMVKISPRGVFASGKSASSSGLTAAAVKDDLGDGRWTLEAGALVMADMGLAAVDEMDKMSKEDKSSLHEAMEQQTISVAKAGILATLKSRCALLGAANPKYGRFDKYEGLAEQINMPPALISRFDLIFILLDVPDRIKDSNIAHHILKSQYAGELNEQRQRVPHSTVTKEEVDSHMKVIMPIIENDLLRKYVAYARRRIFPIMEDDARDHIINYYLDLRKQGEGKDSPVPVTARQLEALVRLAEASARIRLSNVVTIDDAKRTTRISMACMRQVGVDPDTGAFDVDVIASGTSKSQRDKIHQIKDIIKRVGDRHAGGKAPLEEVYAEAETDEISRERAEELISKMKKQGDLLAPDSKHIKLV; this comes from the coding sequence ATGAGTGAAATAAAATGGGATGAAAAGTTCAGGGATTTTCTTAAGCGCTATTACTGGGATGAAATACTCCTGCTGGCAAACGAGTACCCTGAACTCAGAAGTATTGTTGTTGATTTTCCCGACCTCGAGCAATTCGATGCAGACCTTGCATACGAGCTACTTGAGCACCCGGACGATGTAATACCCTATGCTGAACAGGCATTGAGAGAGATAGACATACCTATCGAGAAAGACCTCGATGATGCTCATGTCCAGTTCATAAACGTCCCCAATCGCGTGGCTATCAGAGAACTTCGAAGTAAACATCTTCTAAAGTTCATATCCATCGAAGGTATGATACGCAAAGCTACCGAGGTCAGGCCAAAGATAACAAATGCAGCATTTATGTGCATGAGGTGTGAGAATACCAGTTTTGAGCCACAGGGTGGCCCCAAGTTCGTGGAACCTACTGATTGTGAAAATGAATCCTGTGGTAAGAAAGGGCCATTCAAGCTTCTGATCGACCAGTCCACATTTCTGGATGCCCAAAAGCTCCAGGTACAGGAGTCCCCGGAAAGCCTGAAAGGTGGCAGCCAGCCCCAAAGTCTGGATGTCGATGCAGAAGACGACCTGGCAGGACTTGTTAAACCTGGTGACCGTCTTGTTATCAATGGCGTACTTCGTTCCCATCAGAGAACTTTGAGAGAAGGAAAATCGACATTTTATGACCTTGTTCTCCACGCCAATTCGATCGAATACGTGGATCAGGAATTTGATGAGCTCGATATATCACCGGAAGATGAAGAACGCATCGTTGAGATGGGAAAGGACCCTGAGATCAATAAGATGATAAGAGGTTCCATCGCACCGTCCATCTACGGATATGAAGACATAAAGGAAGCACTCAGCTTACAGCTGTTCTCAGCAGTACCTAAGATGTTACCTGATGGTTCAAGAGTAAGAGGCGATATACACATATTGCTTGTCGGTGACCCTGGTATCGCAAAGAGTCAGTTGCTCAGATACATGGTGAAGATATCACCACGTGGTGTTTTCGCTTCAGGTAAAAGTGCATCATCCAGTGGTCTTACCGCTGCAGCCGTCAAGGATGATCTCGGGGACGGACGCTGGACACTGGAAGCCGGTGCGCTTGTCATGGCGGACATGGGTCTTGCCGCAGTTGATGAAATGGACAAGATGAGCAAGGAAGATAAAAGTTCCCTGCACGAAGCCATGGAACAGCAGACCATCAGTGTGGCAAAGGCAGGCATACTTGCGACATTGAAATCAAGATGTGCATTACTCGGTGCAGCCAATCCGAAATACGGAAGGTTCGATAAATACGAAGGCCTTGCAGAACAGATCAATATGCCTCCGGCCCTTATCTCAAGATTCGACCTTATTTTTATACTTCTTGATGTACCTGACCGAATCAAAGACAGCAATATCGCACACCACATACTGAAATCCCAGTATGCAGGCGAGCTCAACGAACAAAGGCAGAGAGTCCCACACTCAACAGTTACAAAGGAAGAAGTGGATTCTCATATGAAGGTCATCATGCCCATCATTGAAAACGACTTGCTGAGAAAATACGTTGCGTACGCAAGGAGAAGGATCTTCCCCATAATGGAAGATGATGCCCGAGACCATATCATTAATTACTATCTCGACCTGCGCAAACAGGGTGAAGGCAAAGATTCACCGGTACCAGTCACTGCAAGACAACTTGAAGCCCTTGTAAGACTTGCTGAAGCAAGCGCACGCATACGTTTAAGCAATGTAGTAACTATTGATGATGCGAAAAGGACCACACGAATATCCATGGCCTGTATGCGTCAGGTAGGAGTAGATCCCGACACCGGAGCTTTCGACGTGGACGTAATTGCATCCGGAACCAGCAAGAGTCAGCGTGACAAGATACATCAGATCAAAGACATAATCAAACGTGTCGGCGACAGGCATGCAGGCGGAAAAGCACCCCTTGAAGAAGTATATGCAGAAGCTGAGACCGACGAAATAAGTAGGGAAAGAGCTGAAGAGCTTATATCTAAGATGAAAAAGCAGGGAGACCTGTTAGCTCCCGATAGCAAGCACATAAAATTAGTATAA
- a CDS encoding RNA methyltransferase, with the protein MTLDLKIILVEPLYQGNIGSVARAMKNFGFSDLILVNPCELKMEARAFASHAYDILESAKTVETIEEALEGSDLVIATTGITGMKIDEHIRMPPYTPRDLKVKFSGMSGTIAVIFGREDHGFTNEELKLSDVIVSIPTSKIYPIMNLSHAVTIILYEMSQILAGENSLADGFDLRLLFEHIDEVLDDIDYPAHKKEKTHLMFKRIFGRAQLMPREVQTLRGFIGKVQKHIK; encoded by the coding sequence ATGACATTAGATCTGAAAATAATCCTTGTAGAACCTTTATATCAGGGAAATATAGGATCGGTTGCAAGAGCCATGAAGAACTTTGGGTTCTCGGACCTGATACTTGTAAACCCCTGCGAACTGAAAATGGAAGCAAGGGCATTTGCTTCACATGCATACGATATCCTAGAAAGTGCAAAGACAGTTGAAACCATCGAAGAAGCCCTTGAAGGCAGTGATTTAGTTATTGCAACTACCGGCATAACCGGAATGAAAATCGATGAACATATCCGAATGCCCCCATATACCCCAAGGGACCTAAAAGTAAAGTTCAGCGGAATGAGTGGAACGATTGCAGTCATTTTTGGAAGGGAAGATCACGGTTTCACCAACGAGGAGCTTAAACTCAGTGATGTTATCGTAAGCATACCCACATCCAAAATATATCCAATAATGAACCTTTCACATGCAGTCACGATCATACTTTATGAAATGAGCCAGATATTAGCAGGCGAGAACAGCCTTGCAGACGGATTCGACCTGAGATTATTATTTGAGCATATCGATGAAGTTCTTGATGACATCGATTACCCTGCACACAAAAAAGAAAAGACCCACCTGATGTTTAAAAGAATATTTGGAAGGGCTCAACTTATGCCAAGGGAAGTGCAGACATTAAGGGGTTTTATTGGAAAGGTCCAGAAACATATCAAATGA
- a CDS encoding ferritin-like domain-containing protein, translated as MSLQDILKATFKGETTEVGWYFAMSRQAEREGHFEAALYFRQIAMDEAWHAAEVAELLGLVKDTTIENIEMMLEGETMAEGEKAEAAKIAREEGNEAAALFFAKASLDEARHKSGLAGLLKKMK; from the coding sequence ATGAGTTTACAAGATATTCTGAAAGCTACTTTTAAAGGTGAGACTACTGAAGTCGGATGGTACTTCGCAATGTCTAGGCAGGCAGAGCGCGAAGGTCACTTCGAGGCTGCTCTTTATTTCCGCCAGATCGCAATGGATGAAGCATGGCATGCAGCAGAGGTTGCTGAGCTTCTGGGTCTTGTAAAGGACACGACTATCGAGAATATCGAAATGATGCTCGAAGGGGAGACTATGGCAGAGGGTGAGAAGGCAGAGGCTGCAAAGATCGCTCGTGAAGAAGGTAATGAGGCTGCAGCATTATTCTTTGCAAAAGCATCACTCGATGAAGCAAGGCACAAATCAGGTCTTGCAGGTCTTCTTAAGAAAATGAAATAA
- a CDS encoding NAD(P)/FAD-dependent oxidoreductase, with the protein MASDILDKKAILQRDRESYAIVPHTPAGIISADELQCVVDVARKYGATIKFTSAQRVALIGLKENDLEDAWSELGMKPASSIGRCVRSIKVCPGITNCKRAQQDAMALGLKLDELYHGIELPSKFKMAVSGCMNSCSGPAVKDIGVMGTPRGFTLLAGGNAGIRPRIGDVIAEGLDEVEALEMVGRIIEFYMRSAKKYRLGRLIDDIGLDVFKNEVRIV; encoded by the coding sequence ATGGCATCTGATATACTGGATAAGAAAGCTATTCTCCAGCGTGATAGAGAGTCCTATGCAATTGTCCCACATACTCCGGCAGGAATTATTAGTGCTGATGAATTGCAATGTGTTGTGGATGTTGCAAGAAAATATGGTGCTACTATTAAATTTACTTCTGCGCAACGCGTGGCCCTTATTGGATTAAAAGAAAATGATCTCGAAGATGCTTGGTCTGAACTTGGAATGAAGCCTGCTTCATCCATTGGCAGATGTGTTAGAAGTATCAAAGTATGTCCAGGGATCACTAATTGTAAAAGGGCACAACAAGATGCTATGGCATTGGGACTTAAATTAGATGAGTTGTACCATGGTATTGAATTGCCTTCAAAGTTCAAGATGGCAGTAAGCGGTTGTATGAATTCATGTTCAGGACCTGCGGTAAAAGATATTGGTGTGATGGGAACTCCGAGGGGATTTACTTTGCTGGCAGGTGGTAACGCCGGAATAAGGCCGCGAATTGGTGATGTGATCGCTGAGGGTTTGGATGAGGTTGAAGCCCTTGAAATGGTTGGAAGGATCATTGAATTTTATATGAGGTCTGCTAAAAAATATCGTCTTGGTAGGCTTATAGATGATATTGGGCTAGATGTTTTTAAAAATGAGGTCCGTATCGTGTGA
- a CDS encoding disulfide reductase gives MSMEYYSGLSVDVANSFGMLTESMRITFAAVMIMATIAIAIFMIGMYINLKKWGLGAEGYGLKPSNGSIFTFPKTLAYQMSAKGHGHGQNIFSTLIFDALLQRRALRRSPGRWVMHLAIFGGWIALCIMSIAMFVVEIIHMVGIHVLEPAVFRDMLSVPNDVFSYILLTGIIIAIFRRLFVAKARESTIAFDSVLLIGLTIIVVTGFVADGIRNGTLWGMGMQSDLAPPASLFHVVISLFFCIAYIPFSKYMHMFAGPLTLMANKGGE, from the coding sequence ATGAGTATGGAATATTATAGTGGACTTTCTGTGGATGTCGCAAACAGTTTCGGAATGCTTACCGAATCTATGAGGATCACATTCGCAGCGGTCATGATCATGGCCACGATCGCCATAGCGATCTTCATGATCGGTATGTACATAAATCTTAAAAAATGGGGCTTAGGCGCTGAAGGGTATGGTCTAAAACCTTCCAATGGAAGTATCTTTACCTTCCCTAAAACCCTGGCTTATCAGATGAGCGCAAAAGGGCACGGTCATGGTCAGAATATTTTTTCAACATTGATCTTTGATGCTCTTCTTCAGAGGCGTGCTCTAAGACGCAGTCCTGGTAGATGGGTAATGCACCTTGCTATCTTCGGTGGCTGGATCGCGCTCTGTATAATGTCAATTGCAATGTTCGTTGTTGAGATCATCCACATGGTTGGTATTCATGTTCTCGAGCCTGCAGTTTTCAGGGATATGCTCAGTGTTCCTAATGATGTATTTAGTTATATTCTTTTGACCGGTATCATTATTGCTATCTTCAGGAGACTCTTTGTTGCAAAGGCTCGTGAGAGTACCATTGCTTTCGATTCAGTCCTCCTTATCGGACTTACTATTATTGTTGTTACAGGGTTTGTTGCTGATGGTATCAGGAACGGTACCCTCTGGGGTATGGGGATGCAATCCGATCTTGCACCACCTGCATCACTGTTCCACGTTGTGATCTCATTGTTCTTCTGTATCGCATATATCCCATTCAGCAAATATATGCATATGTTCGCAGGACCACTTACCCTTATGGCTAACAAGGGAGGCGAATGA
- a CDS encoding (Fe-S)-binding protein yields the protein MMKGEPSINTNNLTAVQLMEIDACVRCGECVKWCPTYDASNKDPGLAPRDKILRWGQFMNKSYGLRARLFGPKAIPEEDIAQFKDDVYKCTTCGMCATVCEVGINTIELWESMRANLVKRGNGPYGKQGMFVKLIGEYSNPYMADNKDRLKWIPDDVKIADKAEILYFGGCTAELRQQKLAFATARVLNHLGIEFAMLGEDEVCCCSALVRTGQHEIEDIARRAARKNVDGIVAKGAKTVLYACAGCYRTSLIDWPRLLNEEMPFKIVHITEFLEDLIKEGKLEWKKPFDNLTVTYHDPCHLGRHVGVYEPPRFVLNAIPGLNLKEMDRIKENQRCCGAGGGVKAGVPDLALGVAETRVQDALAKNPDILSSACPFCKRNLSDGRDSLGADELVVEDIIVLTAEALGISLDDCVES from the coding sequence ATCATGAAAGGTGAACCTTCAATTAATACAAATAACTTAACTGCTGTACAGCTCATGGAGATTGATGCTTGTGTACGCTGTGGTGAATGTGTCAAATGGTGTCCAACCTACGATGCTTCTAACAAAGATCCCGGACTCGCACCAAGGGACAAGATCCTCAGGTGGGGTCAGTTCATGAACAAGTCCTATGGTCTGCGTGCCAGACTGTTCGGTCCAAAAGCAATTCCTGAGGAAGATATCGCGCAGTTCAAGGATGATGTTTACAAGTGCACTACCTGTGGTATGTGTGCTACAGTCTGTGAGGTCGGTATCAACACTATTGAGTTGTGGGAATCCATGCGTGCAAATCTTGTCAAACGTGGTAATGGTCCATACGGTAAGCAGGGAATGTTCGTAAAGCTCATCGGCGAGTACAGTAATCCGTACATGGCTGACAACAAGGACAGACTTAAATGGATTCCTGATGATGTAAAGATCGCTGACAAAGCAGAAATCCTTTACTTTGGTGGTTGTACTGCAGAACTGAGGCAGCAAAAGCTGGCGTTCGCTACTGCACGTGTCCTCAACCATCTGGGAATCGAGTTCGCAATGCTCGGAGAGGATGAGGTGTGCTGCTGTTCCGCACTTGTCAGGACCGGTCAGCACGAGATCGAGGATATTGCACGTAGAGCTGCAAGGAAGAATGTTGACGGTATCGTTGCAAAGGGTGCAAAGACCGTTTTGTATGCATGTGCTGGTTGCTACCGTACCTCTCTTATAGACTGGCCAAGGTTGCTTAATGAGGAAATGCCATTCAAGATCGTCCATATCACAGAGTTCCTTGAGGATCTTATCAAGGAAGGCAAGCTTGAATGGAAAAAGCCATTTGATAACCTTACTGTAACATACCACGACCCATGTCACCTTGGACGTCACGTTGGTGTATATGAGCCACCAAGATTCGTGCTTAACGCGATTCCCGGTCTGAACCTTAAAGAGATGGACCGCATTAAGGAGAACCAGCGCTGCTGTGGAGCTGGCGGTGGTGTAAAGGCTGGAGTTCCGGATCTTGCTCTCGGTGTTGCTGAGACCCGTGTTCAGGATGCCCTTGCAAAGAACCCTGATATCCTTTCAAGTGCATGCCCGTTCTGTAAGAGGAACCTTTCTGATGGAAGGGATTCCCTTGGTGCAGATGAGCTTGTTGTTGAGGATATTATTGTTCTGACGGCTGAAGCACTTGGAATTTCACTTGATGATTGTGTGGAGAGTTGA
- a CDS encoding DUF116 domain-containing protein codes for MEIPYELLGKLFVYMLLFALLGIVVALLVGFYSFKNKMVIFPSFVLFMLYLFYSPAKWMCGVFSIRDTLVDEILIEIRNAVMLDDFINAKGPRAVFLPQCMRHPNCRARCDPILGYECKKCGLCDIGIICKAADEHGFTVYVIPGGSFVKKIMKAHKPGSCIGVACYNELSESMEEISFMPVQGVCLLKDGCFNTKVDVLEVIEKMELCNV; via the coding sequence ATGGAAATTCCCTATGAACTTCTGGGTAAGCTATTCGTATATATGCTTCTCTTTGCTCTACTGGGGATTGTTGTGGCATTGCTTGTTGGATTTTACAGTTTTAAGAATAAAATGGTCATTTTTCCTAGCTTTGTTCTTTTCATGCTTTATCTGTTCTATTCTCCTGCCAAATGGATGTGTGGTGTCTTCTCAATAAGAGATACTCTTGTGGATGAGATCCTCATTGAGATAAGGAATGCTGTAATGCTTGATGATTTTATCAATGCAAAAGGTCCAAGAGCTGTATTTTTACCCCAGTGTATGCGCCATCCCAATTGCAGGGCCCGATGTGATCCTATACTTGGCTATGAGTGTAAAAAATGTGGTCTATGCGATATTGGCATAATCTGTAAAGCTGCCGATGAACATGGTTTCACAGTTTATGTGATTCCTGGAGGCAGTTTTGTAAAGAAGATAATGAAAGCACACAAACCAGGTTCTTGTATAGGGGTAGCTTGTTACAATGAGCTTTCTGAATCCATGGAAGAAATATCGTTCATGCCTGTTCAGGGTGTTTGTCTTTTGAAAGATGGTTGCTTCAATACAAAAGTGGATGTTCTCGAAGTGATCGAAAAAATGGAGCTCTGCAATGTATAA
- a CDS encoding DUF116 domain-containing protein, translating into MYNFIGKLLLVLLVLSVFVSALSLYASRVSLTRNVWLSGLFANVLDFFFLPLKYFFCKFSDPRKLDMWMVSLKNSAHMSDFAKTKKRLMFVPHCMRSLDCPAYATKYGIQCRSCGKCVFDQLKEDAEKYGYEFYIVTGSSFVKNILKDRPADGVLVIACDYEINKGMRSLAGTGVITYGIPMLNDGCYNTKVDEVFVEDTLQKFSQNE; encoded by the coding sequence ATGTATAATTTTATAGGTAAATTGTTATTGGTTCTTTTGGTGTTGTCTGTGTTTGTTTCAGCATTATCTCTTTATGCTAGTCGTGTAAGTCTTACTCGAAATGTCTGGTTATCCGGCCTTTTTGCGAATGTATTGGATTTCTTCTTCCTTCCGCTTAAATATTTCTTTTGTAAGTTCTCTGACCCGCGAAAACTTGATATGTGGATGGTCTCTTTGAAAAATTCCGCACACATGTCAGATTTTGCAAAAACAAAAAAGCGGCTGATGTTCGTCCCACATTGCATGCGTTCACTTGATTGTCCTGCATATGCAACGAAATATGGGATACAGTGCAGGTCATGTGGGAAATGTGTGTTCGACCAACTCAAAGAGGATGCAGAAAAGTATGGTTATGAATTTTATATCGTGACCGGCTCATCCTTTGTGAAGAATATTCTTAAAGACCGGCCTGCGGATGGTGTGCTTGTCATTGCCTGTGACTATGAAATAAATAAGGGTATGCGTTCACTGGCGGGTACTGGGGTTATTACATATGGTATCCCTATGCTCAATGATGGTTGCTACAATACGAAAGTAGATGAAGTGTTCGTAGAGGACACATTGCAAAAGTTCTCTCAAAATGAATGA
- a CDS encoding PEF-CTERM sorting domain-containing protein: MIKKSLLIIGLLVILISMASVASASELYNLTYPKDTLSCGDVDVGVIVDGNTVTVEVIYLAPTHISSDNNIKTFGLNTVGLTEDNVMSVTGATRKLTGVDNFSAEFGNFNTGIGFHPSVKTTGPITITFDSPVVLVPNSQGFDAAVHLQGLDGGASVKVADGGCGQEIPEFPTIALPVVAILGLAFIFMRRKE, from the coding sequence ATGATCAAAAAATCTTTACTGATTATAGGGCTTCTTGTTATCCTTATATCGATGGCTAGTGTGGCAAGTGCGAGTGAATTATATAACTTAACCTATCCAAAGGACACGCTCTCATGCGGGGATGTGGATGTTGGTGTGATCGTTGACGGTAATACTGTAACTGTGGAAGTTATATATTTAGCTCCTACACACATTTCAAGTGATAATAATATCAAAACATTTGGTTTGAACACTGTGGGGCTAACCGAAGACAATGTAATGAGTGTCACTGGTGCAACTCGAAAGCTGACTGGTGTTGACAATTTTTCGGCTGAATTTGGTAATTTCAATACTGGAATTGGTTTTCATCCAAGTGTCAAGACCACTGGTCCTATTACAATAACATTTGACAGTCCCGTGGTGCTTGTACCAAATTCTCAGGGCTTTGATGCAGCTGTGCATCTCCAGGGACTTGATGGTGGTGCGAGTGTCAAAGTTGCAGATGGTGGGTGTGGTCAGGAAATCCCAGAATTCCCAACAATTGCACTTCCGGTAGTAGCTATTCTCGGATTGGCATTTATTTTCATGCGCCGTAAAGAGTAA
- a CDS encoding IS5-like element ISMbu1 family transposase, which translates to MSLTNFAFKEEYKRLENLGDKLSEIESLIDWKPFRPIIAEMYINKTEFGGRPNVDEIVMLKMLVLQQWHGLSDPELERQATDRISFRKFLGFPAKIPDHTTVWAFRERISQAGKEDEIWNEMQRQLNKKGLKIKQGMIQDATFIHADPGHANLDTPRGNEAKTRRCKDGTWTKKASKSHFGYKLHTIEDTEYDLIRRYRTTTASVHDSQVDLSEEGEVVYRDRGYFGAISKGYDATMQRGVRGHPIGIRDKMRNKRISRKRAKGERPYAVIKNVFTSGFVRVTTLARVNVKMAITAFSYNLYQLRTIRRKSLG; encoded by the coding sequence ATGTCCTTAACAAACTTTGCTTTTAAAGAAGAGTACAAACGTCTTGAAAATCTCGGTGACAAGCTCTCTGAAATTGAATCTCTCATCGATTGGAAACCATTTCGTCCAATTATAGCAGAGATGTATATCAATAAAACAGAGTTCGGTGGCAGACCAAACGTTGATGAAATCGTCATGCTCAAAATGTTAGTATTGCAACAATGGCATGGCCTATCTGACCCTGAACTTGAAAGACAAGCTACTGATAGAATTTCCTTTAGGAAATTCTTGGGCTTTCCTGCAAAAATTCCAGATCATACTACTGTTTGGGCATTTAGAGAACGAATTTCCCAGGCAGGAAAAGAAGATGAAATCTGGAATGAAATGCAAAGACAACTTAATAAGAAAGGTCTGAAGATCAAGCAAGGTATGATTCAGGATGCAACATTTATACATGCTGATCCAGGACATGCAAATCTTGATACTCCTCGTGGAAATGAAGCAAAGACCAGAAGATGTAAGGACGGTACATGGACAAAAAAGGCATCTAAGTCACATTTTGGATATAAACTACATACCATTGAAGATACCGAATATGATCTGATAAGGAGATATAGGACAACTACTGCCTCAGTTCATGATAGTCAGGTGGATCTTTCTGAAGAAGGCGAAGTTGTTTACAGAGATAGAGGTTACTTTGGTGCAATTTCAAAAGGATATGATGCAACTATGCAAAGGGGAGTACGAGGGCACCCTATTGGTATTAGGGATAAGATGAGAAACAAAAGAATAAGCAGGAAAAGAGCAAAGGGAGAAAGACCTTATGCTGTTATCAAAAATGTGTTTACGTCAGGATTTGTAAGAGTAACAACGTTGGCAAGAGTAAATGTCAAAATGGCGATTACAGCATTCAGCTATAATCTCTATCAATTGAGGACAATAAGAAGAAAATCATTAGGATGA
- a CDS encoding Hsp20/alpha crystallin family protein, with protein MDENKRRHLFDGFFENDSFEDVRDMIENIMDAMNVDLGDLSGKPKVYGFSITHHPGEEPVVREFDTGTTGDGDDLTEGSRMGISESDPLVDLIETDDHVHFMVDLSCVEKEDIKLNAEEMTLHVTASRGHWSYVRTFDLLVPVYPESAKATFKNGVLDVIFKRRLMGGSYNIDIN; from the coding sequence ATGGATGAAAATAAGAGACGGCATTTATTTGATGGATTCTTTGAAAATGATTCATTTGAAGATGTTAGGGATATGATCGAAAACATCATGGATGCCATGAATGTTGATCTGGGTGACCTTTCTGGGAAGCCAAAAGTCTATGGTTTTTCGATAACACACCACCCTGGTGAAGAACCTGTTGTACGGGAGTTTGATACTGGTACAACTGGTGATGGTGATGATCTTACTGAGGGTTCTCGTATGGGTATCTCGGAATCGGACCCTCTTGTTGACCTCATTGAAACTGATGATCATGTCCATTTTATGGTGGACCTCTCTTGCGTGGAAAAAGAAGATATTAAGCTTAATGCGGAGGAAATGACCTTGCATGTCACTGCATCGCGTGGGCATTGGTCATATGTTAGGACGTTTGATTTGCTGGTGCCTGTGTATCCGGAATCTGCAAAAGCAACTTTTAAGAATGGCGTGCTTGATGTTATCTTCAAACGCCGTCTTATGGGTGGGTCGTATAATATTGATATTAACTGA